A window from Cryobacterium sp. SO1 encodes these proteins:
- a CDS encoding DUF1761 domain-containing protein — MITLIDINWWAVLLAAFGYYLLGALWFTPLFGRVWDRSIGYDRSADTGRFPPAYYVVPLIGAAIGTLVVAVFTALIEPDAVVGSAAVGLGIGVAIAGATLTNALTPHTPRPYLFAAITAGYHLVGCTLVGVILGAFAG, encoded by the coding sequence ATGATCACTCTCATCGACATCAATTGGTGGGCCGTGCTGCTCGCCGCGTTCGGATACTACCTACTCGGGGCACTGTGGTTCACCCCGCTCTTCGGCCGCGTCTGGGACCGTTCCATCGGCTACGACAGATCGGCCGACACCGGCCGGTTCCCACCCGCCTATTACGTGGTTCCCCTGATCGGCGCGGCGATCGGCACCCTCGTCGTCGCCGTCTTCACGGCACTGATCGAACCGGACGCCGTGGTGGGTTCAGCCGCGGTCGGGCTGGGGATCGGCGTGGCGATAGCCGGCGCCACCCTCACGAACGCGCTGACGCCGCACACCCCCAGGCCCTACCTCTTCGCCGCGATCACGGCGGGCTATCACCTCGTCGGCTGCACTCTCGTGGGAGTGATCCTCGGCGCGTTCGCCGGCTAG
- a CDS encoding FBP domain-containing protein, with amino-acid sequence MLPLNTSIIKTTFVNASRKVVSDITLPAGLDTTDWAQLDYLGWVDPKMKRRSYVVVPVDGEPVGLVLRQADASPPRRAQCSWCRDVKLPNDVVLFSAQRAGAAGRNGDTVAIWICAEFQCSVNVRKLPSMAYIGFDVDAAREERMTMLRERSAGFAKEILAPS; translated from the coding sequence ATGCTTCCCCTCAACACCTCCATCATCAAGACCACCTTCGTGAACGCCTCCCGCAAGGTCGTGTCCGACATCACCCTGCCGGCCGGCCTCGACACGACCGACTGGGCCCAGCTGGACTACCTCGGCTGGGTGGACCCCAAGATGAAGCGCCGCTCCTACGTGGTTGTGCCCGTCGACGGCGAGCCGGTTGGCCTGGTTCTTCGCCAGGCGGATGCGTCTCCGCCGCGCCGCGCCCAGTGCTCGTGGTGCCGCGATGTGAAGCTGCCCAACGACGTGGTGCTCTTCAGCGCGCAGCGGGCCGGTGCGGCCGGTCGCAACGGCGACACCGTCGCCATCTGGATCTGCGCTGAGTTCCAATGCTCGGTCAACGTGCGGAAGCTGCCGTCCATGGCCTACATCGGCTTCGATGTCGACGCCGCGCGCGAGGAGCGGATGACCATGCTGCGGGAGCGTTCCGCGGGGTTCGCCAAGGAGATCCTCGCCCCGAGTTAA
- a CDS encoding DNA alkylation repair protein, translating to MPFADELIGVATARALAAAIQAAAPEAPLAALPGAADALGPLSLRERSDLLRDALLADLPGDYDSFAATIRTAAAGALPFGGWLIWPVTGAIAVKAIDAGTDAAFDDGLRMLAELTPRLTSEFAIRLLLAHNLARALPIVLGWTGSPDPDVRRLASEGTRPFLPWAIRVPAILAEPSLTLPVLHALYRDENEVVRRSVANHLNDLSRHQPELVTATTAAWLEAPDENTARLVRHALRTLVKKGNPQALAQLGFHPAEVHVAGPVLDADTLVFGGTIGFTVDIHNTGAEPARLAVDYVMHHQKANGSLTGKTFKLTTVTLAPGEAVQLTRSHSFRTITTRRYHPGVHALVVQVNGVASGRAEFVLLPDPDAPA from the coding sequence ATGCCCTTCGCCGACGAACTCATCGGAGTAGCCACCGCCCGCGCGCTCGCCGCGGCGATCCAGGCCGCCGCGCCGGAGGCCCCGCTCGCTGCCCTGCCCGGCGCCGCCGATGCGCTCGGCCCGCTGTCGCTGCGGGAGCGGAGCGACCTGCTGCGGGACGCCCTGCTGGCCGACCTGCCCGGCGACTACGACTCGTTCGCGGCCACCATCCGCACCGCCGCGGCGGGCGCCCTGCCGTTTGGCGGCTGGCTGATCTGGCCGGTCACCGGCGCGATAGCGGTCAAGGCCATCGACGCCGGCACCGACGCCGCGTTCGATGACGGTCTGCGGATGCTCGCCGAACTCACGCCGCGGCTCACCTCGGAGTTCGCCATCCGGCTGCTGCTTGCCCACAACCTCGCCCGGGCCCTGCCGATCGTGCTCGGATGGACCGGTTCGCCCGACCCTGATGTGCGCCGACTTGCCTCAGAGGGCACCCGGCCGTTCCTGCCCTGGGCGATCCGGGTGCCCGCGATCCTGGCCGAGCCCAGCCTGACCCTGCCCGTGCTGCACGCGCTCTACCGCGACGAGAACGAGGTGGTGCGCCGCTCGGTGGCCAACCACCTCAACGACCTCAGCCGTCACCAGCCCGAGCTGGTCACCGCCACCACCGCCGCCTGGCTGGAAGCGCCCGACGAGAACACCGCCCGGCTGGTGCGGCATGCCCTCCGCACCCTGGTCAAGAAGGGCAACCCGCAGGCGCTGGCGCAGCTGGGCTTCCACCCGGCCGAGGTGCACGTGGCGGGCCCGGTGCTCGACGCCGACACGCTCGTCTTCGGCGGCACGATCGGCTTCACCGTGGACATTCACAACACCGGCGCCGAGCCGGCCCGGCTGGCCGTGGACTACGTGATGCACCACCAGAAGGCCAACGGCAGCCTCACCGGCAAGACCTTCAAGCTCACCACGGTGACCCTGGCACCCGGCGAGGCCGTGCAGCTCACCCGGTCACACTCGTTCCGCACGATCACCACCCGGCGCTACCACCCGGGCGTGCACGCCCTCGTGGTGCAGGTGAACGGGGTGGCGTCCGGCCGGGCGGAATTCGTCCTGCTGCCGGATCCAGACGCGCCGGCCTGA
- a CDS encoding TetR/AcrR family transcriptional regulator gives MKRPGVTEAKLVQAAADLADEAGLPAVTVSALARRFDVRPASIYSHITGLDGLLDLTAALALQELADDLAEALPGKAGREALFAFADTHRDFATAHPGRWQAAQRRVSAAAADGGAGRVIARAARAIVSGYGLCPNDEVHAVRLLGSAINGFVALESGGGFDHSEPSAAASWSRVLDAIDTSLRNWPRAHPQHPDPTTD, from the coding sequence GTGAAGCGCCCAGGAGTGACCGAGGCCAAGCTGGTGCAGGCCGCGGCCGACCTCGCCGACGAGGCCGGCCTGCCGGCCGTGACGGTGTCGGCCCTAGCCCGCCGATTCGACGTGCGCCCGGCCAGTATCTACTCACACATCACCGGGCTCGACGGCCTGCTCGACCTCACCGCCGCCCTCGCGCTACAGGAACTGGCCGATGACCTGGCCGAGGCGCTGCCCGGCAAAGCCGGTCGAGAGGCGCTGTTCGCCTTCGCCGACACCCACCGCGACTTCGCCACCGCCCACCCCGGCCGGTGGCAGGCGGCGCAGCGGCGTGTTTCGGCGGCGGCCGCCGACGGCGGCGCGGGCCGGGTCATCGCCCGGGCAGCCCGGGCGATCGTGAGCGGCTACGGCCTCTGCCCGAACGACGAGGTCCACGCGGTGCGGCTGCTCGGCAGCGCCATCAACGGCTTCGTCGCGCTCGAGTCCGGCGGCGGCTTCGACCACTCCGAACCCTCCGCGGCCGCCAGCTGGAGCAGAGTGCTCGACGCCATCGACACGTCGCTGCGGAACTGGCCCAGGGCCCACCCGCAGCATCCAGACCCCACCACCGATTGA
- a CDS encoding alpha/beta fold hydrolase: MPTFASHDGTALHYDLLGQTAPGAADRPPVIVLAGGPARHPVYLGDLAGLSNARTLVVLHQRGVGDSPPSPTAAAATWPELADDVEALRRHLALPAIELLGHSAGTRVALSYAARYPQHLTSLCLITPPVQWIRSSPDDSPGIIAAHRDEPWYADYVAHRLAATAAKSASALNHLFPYLAPIAWARWTPAARQHEATGAWHPAAQDRFFADADTTGIVDGLAQVHCPVLIIAGAADGLTGHAPVLALAGLFADGRAVSIADAGHYPWVEQPAAFTAALAGFYPAAAAAA, translated from the coding sequence ATGCCCACCTTCGCCAGCCACGACGGCACCGCCCTGCACTACGACCTGCTCGGCCAAACGGCGCCGGGCGCGGCTGACCGCCCGCCGGTGATCGTGCTGGCCGGCGGGCCGGCGCGGCATCCGGTCTACCTGGGCGATCTGGCCGGGCTCAGCAACGCGCGCACCCTGGTGGTGCTGCACCAGCGGGGCGTGGGCGACTCGCCGCCGTCGCCGACCGCGGCCGCCGCGACCTGGCCCGAACTCGCCGACGACGTGGAGGCCCTCCGCCGCCACCTGGCTCTGCCGGCGATCGAGCTGCTCGGCCACTCGGCCGGCACCCGGGTGGCGCTCTCCTACGCCGCTCGGTACCCGCAGCACCTGACCAGTCTGTGCCTCATCACCCCGCCGGTGCAGTGGATCCGTTCCAGCCCCGACGACAGTCCAGGCATCATCGCCGCCCACCGGGACGAGCCCTGGTACGCCGACTACGTGGCGCACCGACTGGCGGCGACGGCCGCGAAGAGCGCCTCAGCCCTCAACCACCTCTTCCCCTATCTGGCCCCGATCGCCTGGGCACGGTGGACGCCGGCCGCCCGGCAGCACGAGGCGACGGGCGCCTGGCATCCCGCCGCGCAAGACCGCTTCTTCGCGGATGCCGACACCACCGGCATCGTCGACGGCCTGGCGCAGGTGCACTGCCCGGTGCTGATCATCGCGGGCGCCGCGGACGGGCTCACCGGGCACGCCCCGGTGCTGGCGCTGGCCGGGCTGTTCGCCGACGGCCGGGCCGTGAGCATCGCCGACGCCGGGCACTACCCGTGGGTGGAGCAGCCCGCCGCGTTCACGGCGGCCCTGGCCGGCTTCTACCCCGCGGCCGCAGCGGCTGCTTAA